One Papaver somniferum cultivar HN1 chromosome 10, ASM357369v1, whole genome shotgun sequence genomic window carries:
- the LOC113318041 gene encoding splicing factor 3B subunit 1-like — MDPEIAKTQEERKKMEQQIASLSTVTFDTEFYDSTGNRYEGYESSIAVTEEEQTVDPSLSDVPRRLASYTAPQSLMKDIARSAEEHNNNNNNGSGLNETSRRIIDREDEYRRRRLNQVLSPDRVDAFALGDKTPDPSVRTYAEIMKEESLKREREETLREIAKKKKEEEEDKERGGGRKVEERERDEVPAPVPKRRNRWDQNQDVDGASKKAKTSSSDWDMPDSTPGIGRWDATPTPGRIGDATPSLSRRNRWDETPTPGRVADADATPSAGVTPAATPSGMTWDSTPKLAGLATPTPKRQRSRWDETPLTIGSATPMLGATPAGPYTPGVTPLGGVELATPTPGAIRQAITPEQYNLMRWEKDIEERNRPLSDEELDSMFPQEGYKILDPPASYVPIRTPARKLLQTPTPLGTPLYHIPEENRGQQFDVPKEAAGGLPEMKPEDMQYFAPLLSEVDEETLSPDEQKERKIMKLLLKVKNGTPPQRKTALRQLTDKAREFGAGPLFNRILPLLMQPTLEDQERHLLVKVIDRVLYKLDELVRPFVHKILVVIEPLLIDEDYYARVEGREIISNLSKAAGLATMIAAMRPDIDNIDEYVRNTTARAFSVVASALGIPALLPFLKAVCQSKKSWQARHTGIKIVQQIAILIGCAVLPHLRSLVEIIEHGLVDENQKVRTITALSLAALAEASAPYGIESFDSVLKPLWKGIRSHRGKVLAAFLKAIGFIIPLMDAIYASYYTKEVMFILIREFQSPDEEMKKIVLKVVKQCVSTEGVEADYIRSDILPEFFKNFWVRRMALDRRNYRQLVETTVEIANKVGVADIVGRIVEDLKDESEPYRRMVMETIEKVVANLGASDIDARLEELLIDGILYAFQEQTSDDANVMLNGFGAVVNALGQRVKPYLPQICGTIKWRLNNKSAKVRQQAADLISRIAVVMKQCQEEQLMGHLGVVLYEYLGEEYPEVLGSILGALKAIVNVIGMTKMTPPIKDLLPRLTPILKNRHEKVQENCIDLVGRIADRGAEFVPAREWMRICFELLEMLKAHKKGIRRATVNTFGYIAKAIGPQDVLATLLNNLKVQERQNRVCTTVAIAIVAETCSPFTVLPALMNEYRVPELNVQNGVLKSLSFLFEYIGEMGKDYIYAVTPLLEDALMDRDLVHRQTAASAVKHMALGVAGLGCEDALVHLLNYVWPNIFETSPHVINAVMEAIEGMRVALGAAAILNYCLQGLFHPARKVREVYWKIYNSLYIGAQDALVAAYPVLEDEESNVFSRPELVMFV; from the coding sequence TTTGCATTGGGAGATAAAACTCCTGATCCATCTGTCAGGACTTATGCTGAAATTATGAAGGAAGAATCTTtgaaaagagagagagaagagaCTTTGAGAGAAAttgctaagaagaagaaggaagaagaagaggacaaGGAGAGAGGCGGTGGTAGGAAGgttgaagagagagaaagagatgagGTACCTGCTCCTGTACCTAAAAGAAGGAATAGGTGGGATCAAAATCAGGATGTTGATGGTGCTAGTAAGAAAGCCAAGACTTCTTCATCTGATTGGGATATGCCAGATTCAACTCCAGGGATTGGAAGATGGGATGCAACACCTACTCCAGGAAGGATTGGAGATGCAACTCCTTCGCTATCTAGAAGGAATAGGTGGGATGAAACACCAACCCCTGGTCGGGTTGCAGATGCAGATGCTACTCCATCTGCAGGTGTAACTCCTGCTGCTACTCCCTCGGGTATGACTTGGGATTCTACACCTAAACTTGCTGGTCTTGCTACTCCGACTCCCAAACGTCAAAGATCAAGATGGGACGAGACTCCTTTGACCATTGGCAGTGCCACTCCAATGCTCGGTGCAACTCCAGCTGGTCCGTACACTCCAGGAGTTACACCTCTTGGAGGTGTTGAGCTGGCTACCCCAACTCCTGGGGCTATTCGCCAAGCAATCACACCTGAACAGTACAATTTGATGAGATGGGAGAAGGATATTGAAGAGAGAAATAGGCCATTAAGCGATGAGGAACTTGATTCAATGTTTCCACAAGAAGGGTACAAAATTTTGGATCCTCCAGCATCTTACGTTCCAATAAGAACTCCGGCCAGGAAGCTTCTTCAAACTCCCACTCCGTTGGGTACCCCACTTTATCATATCCCAGAAGAGAACCGTGGCCAGCAATTTGATGTTCCAAAAGAAGCAGCTGGAGGGTTGCCAGAGATGAAACCAGAGGATATGCAGTATTTTGCACCATTGCTGagtgaagttgatgaagaaacgTTGTCGCCTGACGAGCAGAAAGAGAGGAAAATCATGAAACTACTGCTAAAGGTCAAGAATGGAACACCCCCACAGAGAAAAACTGCATTGAGACAGTTGACTGATAAAGCGCGTGAATTTGGTGCAGGCCCACTCTTCAACAGGATATTGCCATTACTTATGCAACCGACGTTGGAAGATCAAGAACGACATCTTCTAGTTAAGGTTATTGATAGAGTTTTGTACAAGTTGGATGAGCTTGTTAGACCTTTCGTTCACAAAATCCTTGTGGTGATTGAGCCTCTTCTGATCGATGAGGACTATTATGCTCGTGTTGAGGGAAGAGAAATTATTTCCAACCTAAGTAAAGCTGCTGGTTTGGCTACTATGATTGCTGCAATGAGGCCCGATATTGATAACATTGATGAgtacgtaaggaacacaactgcaaGGGCTTTCAGTGTTGTTGCTTCTGCTCTGGGAATTCCAGCGCTGCTTCCTTTCTTGAAAGCTGTCTGTCAGAGTAAGAAATCTTGGCAAGCTCGGCACACTGGTATCAAGATTGTTCAGCAGATTGCGATCTTAATTGGTTGTGCAGTACTTCCTCATTTGAGGTCTCTTGTGGAAATCATAGAACATGGTCTTGTTGATGAAAACCAGAAGGTCAGGACCATTACTGCGCTGTCGTTGGCTGCCCTGGCTGAAGCTTCTGCTCCCTATGGTATTGAAAGTTTTGATTCTGTCCTGAAGCCTTTGTGGAAGGGTATCAGATCACACAGGGGTAAGGTTTTGGCTGCCTTCTTGAAAGCAATTGGTTTTATCATTCCCCTCATGGATGCGATATATGCTAGTTACTATACCAAGGAAGTGATGTTCATATTGATCCGTGAGTTCCAGTCTCCCGATGAAGAAATGAAGAAAATTGTGCTCAAAGTCGTGAAGCAGTGTGTTAGTACAGAAGGTGTTGAAGCTGATTATATCAGAAGTGATATTCTTCCGGAGTTTTTCAAGAACTTTTGGGTGAGAAGAATGGCACTGGACCGTAGAAACTATAGGCAGCTAGTGGAAACCACTGTGGAGATCGCAAACAAGGTCGGTGTTGCTGATATAGTGGGAAGAATTGTTGAGGATCTTAAAGATGAGAGTGAACCTTACAGAAGAATGGTGATGGAAACTATTGAGAAGGTGGTTGCGAACTTGGGTGCATCTGATATCGATGCACGCTTGGAAGAACTTCTTATTGATGGTATACTGTACGCTTTCCAGGAGCAAACTAGTGACGATGCTAATGTTATGTTGAATGGATTTGGGGCTGTTGTGAATGCCCTGGGGCAGAGAGTGAAACCCTATCTTCCTCAGATATGTGGTACCATTAAATGGCGTTTGAACAACAAGAGTGCGAAGGTTAGACAACAAGCAGCAGATCTCATTTCTAGGATTGCTGTTGTGATGAAGCAATGTCAAGAAGAGCAGCTGATGGGTCATCTCGGTGTCGTCTTGTACGAGTACTTGGGAGAAGAGTACCCTGAAGTTCTGGGATCCATTTTAGGAGCTCTGAAGGCAATTGTGAATGTTATCGGAATGACAAAGATGACACCACCAATCAAAGATCTGCTTCCTCGATTGACTCCTATTTTGAAGAATCGACATGAAAAGGTTCAAGAGAACTGCATTGATCTTGTCGGTAGGATTGCCGATCGTGGAGCTGAGTTCGTTCCTGCGAGGGAGTGGATGAGAATATGTTTTGAGCTTCTTGAGATGCTAAAAGCCCACAAGAAAGGAATTCGAAGGGCTACTGTCAACACATTTGGATACATCGCGAAAGCCATTGGACCCCAAGATGTCCTGGCAACATTGTTGAACAACCTCAAAGTGCAGGAGCGTCAGAACCGTGTATGCACAACTGTAGCTATTGCAATAGTTGCGGAAACTTGTTCTCCATTCACAGTTCTGCCAGCTCTTATGAACGAGTATCGTGTGCCAGAACTGAATGTGCAGAATGGCGTTTTAAAATCACTTTCTTTCTTGTTCGAGTATATTGGCGAGATGGGGAAGGATTATATATATGCTGTGACTCCTCTTCTTGAAGACGCGTTAATGGATAGGGATCTGGTTCACAGGCAAACGGCGGCCTCCGCTGTAAAGCACATGGCTTTAGGTGTGGCGGGGTTAGGCTGTGAAGATGCTTTAGTTCATCTTCTGAATTATGTCTGGCCGAATATATTTGAGACTTCTCCCCATGTTATTAATGCTGTAATGGAAGCAATTGAAGGAATGAGGGTTGCCTTAGGGGCTGCTGCAATTTTGAATTACTGTTTGCAGGGACTTTTTCATCCAGCACGGAAGGTCAGGGAGGTGTATTGGAAGATTTATAACTCGCTGTACATTGGAGCGCAGGATGCCCTTGTAGCTGCGTACCCGGTGTTGGAGGATGAGGAGAGCAACGTATTTAGCAGGCCGGAGTTGGTGATGTTTGTCTGA